The following proteins are encoded in a genomic region of Lytechinus variegatus isolate NC3 chromosome 7, Lvar_3.0, whole genome shotgun sequence:
- the LOC121418696 gene encoding serine/threonine-protein phosphatase 1 regulatory subunit 10-like isoform X2, with product MAGTGRLKEGYLKKYGNLVTRWRRKHFTIYQDGQLAWSDGSGHTPDKVINIRTECSMLRVGAQVGSDAPSVPSGSRKDFMFSMTARGKNYYILAETEQDLVQWLEVLYHAKGIPHPSQQQQQQQQPGVPVGGGGMPQPQGQLPYPSQAPPNQPPAYGFNPNVTGQPPPPVAASPYPQAGGYPAQQPYPVQQQRPAYPTQPGGPVATRPVQQTVVIRDDSRQYSRGGDGFATGLLAGSLLGGYHGWGWGYGGGYYGHGWGGGLHFGGHHHHHHHDHFHDHDHFHDHDHHHDIGGHDSYGGHDDFGGGGDFGGGDFGGGDFGGGDFGGGDFGGGDFGGE from the exons CTGGTACAGGGAGACTGAAAGAAGGCTACCTCAAGAAATATG gtAACCTTGTGACACGATGGAGGCGAAAACACTTCACTATCTACCAAGATGGTCAACTGGCCTGGTCAGATGGGAGCGGTCATACTCCCGACAAGGTCATCAATATCCGTACAGAATGCTCCATGCTAAGGGTAGGAGCACAGGTTGGGTCGGATGCACCATCGGTACCCTCAGGATCGAGGAAAGACTTTATGTTTTCCATGACTGCAAGAGGAAAGAATTATTACATTCTGGCAGAGACAGAGCAAGACTTGGT tcaatGGTTAGAGGTACTTTACCATGCTAAAGGAATCCCTCATCCTAGtcaacaacagcagcagcagcagcaaccaGGAGTACCAGTGGGAGGAGGGGGGATGCCGCAACCTCAGGGACAACTCCCGTACCCCTCACAAGCCCCTCCAAACCAACCCCCTGCGTATGGCTTCAATCCTAATGTGACTG GTCAACCGCCGCCACCTGTTGCTGCATCACCCTATCCTCAGGCAGGTGGATACCCCGCCCAACAACCGTATCCAGTCCAGCAACAGAGACCCGCATACCCTACACAACCAGGTGGACCAGTGGCAACGCGGCCTGTGCAACAGACCGTGGTCATCAGGGACGACTCCCGACAGTACTCCAGGGGTGGGGACGGATTCGCCACCGGGCTCCTTGCCGGTTCCCTTCTAGGAGGGTACCACGGATGGGGATGGGGCTATGGAGGAGGTTACTATGGTCATGGATGGGGTGGTGGCCTTCATTTCGGtggtcatcaccaccatcatcaccatgatcatttCCATGATCACGATCACTTCCATGACCACGATCACCACCATGATATTGGAGGTCATGACAGCTACGGAGGTCATGATGATTTTGGAGGAGGGGGAGATTTTGGCGGAGGAGATTTTGGCGGAGGGGACTTTGGTGGAGGGGACTTTGGCGGAGGGGATTTTGGTGGGGGAGATTTTGGCGGAGAATGA
- the LOC121418696 gene encoding serine/threonine-protein phosphatase 1 regulatory subunit 10-like isoform X1: MMCSTADSVKVLSGTGRLKEGYLKKYGNLVTRWRRKHFTIYQDGQLAWSDGSGHTPDKVINIRTECSMLRVGAQVGSDAPSVPSGSRKDFMFSMTARGKNYYILAETEQDLVQWLEVLYHAKGIPHPSQQQQQQQQPGVPVGGGGMPQPQGQLPYPSQAPPNQPPAYGFNPNVTGQPPPPVAASPYPQAGGYPAQQPYPVQQQRPAYPTQPGGPVATRPVQQTVVIRDDSRQYSRGGDGFATGLLAGSLLGGYHGWGWGYGGGYYGHGWGGGLHFGGHHHHHHHDHFHDHDHFHDHDHHHDIGGHDSYGGHDDFGGGGDFGGGDFGGGDFGGGDFGGGDFGGGDFGGE, encoded by the exons ATGATGTGCAGCACTGCAGATTCGGTTAAAGTTCTGT CTGGTACAGGGAGACTGAAAGAAGGCTACCTCAAGAAATATG gtAACCTTGTGACACGATGGAGGCGAAAACACTTCACTATCTACCAAGATGGTCAACTGGCCTGGTCAGATGGGAGCGGTCATACTCCCGACAAGGTCATCAATATCCGTACAGAATGCTCCATGCTAAGGGTAGGAGCACAGGTTGGGTCGGATGCACCATCGGTACCCTCAGGATCGAGGAAAGACTTTATGTTTTCCATGACTGCAAGAGGAAAGAATTATTACATTCTGGCAGAGACAGAGCAAGACTTGGT tcaatGGTTAGAGGTACTTTACCATGCTAAAGGAATCCCTCATCCTAGtcaacaacagcagcagcagcagcaaccaGGAGTACCAGTGGGAGGAGGGGGGATGCCGCAACCTCAGGGACAACTCCCGTACCCCTCACAAGCCCCTCCAAACCAACCCCCTGCGTATGGCTTCAATCCTAATGTGACTG GTCAACCGCCGCCACCTGTTGCTGCATCACCCTATCCTCAGGCAGGTGGATACCCCGCCCAACAACCGTATCCAGTCCAGCAACAGAGACCCGCATACCCTACACAACCAGGTGGACCAGTGGCAACGCGGCCTGTGCAACAGACCGTGGTCATCAGGGACGACTCCCGACAGTACTCCAGGGGTGGGGACGGATTCGCCACCGGGCTCCTTGCCGGTTCCCTTCTAGGAGGGTACCACGGATGGGGATGGGGCTATGGAGGAGGTTACTATGGTCATGGATGGGGTGGTGGCCTTCATTTCGGtggtcatcaccaccatcatcaccatgatcatttCCATGATCACGATCACTTCCATGACCACGATCACCACCATGATATTGGAGGTCATGACAGCTACGGAGGTCATGATGATTTTGGAGGAGGGGGAGATTTTGGCGGAGGAGATTTTGGCGGAGGGGACTTTGGTGGAGGGGACTTTGGCGGAGGGGATTTTGGTGGGGGAGATTTTGGCGGAGAATGA
- the LOC121418696 gene encoding translation initiation factor IF-2-like isoform X3 has translation MLRVGAQVGSDAPSVPSGSRKDFMFSMTARGKNYYILAETEQDLVQWLEVLYHAKGIPHPSQQQQQQQQPGVPVGGGGMPQPQGQLPYPSQAPPNQPPAYGFNPNVTGQPPPPVAASPYPQAGGYPAQQPYPVQQQRPAYPTQPGGPVATRPVQQTVVIRDDSRQYSRGGDGFATGLLAGSLLGGYHGWGWGYGGGYYGHGWGGGLHFGGHHHHHHHDHFHDHDHFHDHDHHHDIGGHDSYGGHDDFGGGGDFGGGDFGGGDFGGGDFGGGDFGGGDFGGE, from the exons ATGCTAAGGGTAGGAGCACAGGTTGGGTCGGATGCACCATCGGTACCCTCAGGATCGAGGAAAGACTTTATGTTTTCCATGACTGCAAGAGGAAAGAATTATTACATTCTGGCAGAGACAGAGCAAGACTTGGT tcaatGGTTAGAGGTACTTTACCATGCTAAAGGAATCCCTCATCCTAGtcaacaacagcagcagcagcagcaaccaGGAGTACCAGTGGGAGGAGGGGGGATGCCGCAACCTCAGGGACAACTCCCGTACCCCTCACAAGCCCCTCCAAACCAACCCCCTGCGTATGGCTTCAATCCTAATGTGACTG GTCAACCGCCGCCACCTGTTGCTGCATCACCCTATCCTCAGGCAGGTGGATACCCCGCCCAACAACCGTATCCAGTCCAGCAACAGAGACCCGCATACCCTACACAACCAGGTGGACCAGTGGCAACGCGGCCTGTGCAACAGACCGTGGTCATCAGGGACGACTCCCGACAGTACTCCAGGGGTGGGGACGGATTCGCCACCGGGCTCCTTGCCGGTTCCCTTCTAGGAGGGTACCACGGATGGGGATGGGGCTATGGAGGAGGTTACTATGGTCATGGATGGGGTGGTGGCCTTCATTTCGGtggtcatcaccaccatcatcaccatgatcatttCCATGATCACGATCACTTCCATGACCACGATCACCACCATGATATTGGAGGTCATGACAGCTACGGAGGTCATGATGATTTTGGAGGAGGGGGAGATTTTGGCGGAGGAGATTTTGGCGGAGGGGACTTTGGTGGAGGGGACTTTGGCGGAGGGGATTTTGGTGGGGGAGATTTTGGCGGAGAATGA